CATAATGAGGTAATGATAGATGGGTGTGGTGCAAATACGTGATCAACACGAAAAACATGTGTACGCCTAGCACCGGAATTAAATACATGCTTGTCACCCAAGCTGCCCCCTTCGCGTCTACAAGAAGCTTAGTTGCATACAAAACCGCGAGAATACCAATATCAGATATAACAACCTGAATCCTTTCACGCTCGGTGAAAATTGGACTTAGTGGGTCAAAGTGGTTGGCGAACCTCCCGTATTTCTTGCCAGAAATGTTAGTCAAGAGGTACAAAGGAAACCCTAGAGTTAACCTGAAAACCAAAGTGAACACTCGACCTGGAGGATTGTTAAGAAGCTTTGAGTAAATGGCAACTTTGGACTTGCGTTTAGGAATGTAAACTTCATCGTTATCAAGCGAATTCGTATTGGCATGGTGGTTCCTATGGCTGTATTTCCAAGAGAAATAAGGGGTATAAAGAGCAGAGTGGAGGACGAACCCAACAGCATCATCGATCAACTGGTAATCACTAAAGGCATGGTGACCGCATTCGTGACCGATAACCCATAGCCCAGTGAGGATGCTAGCTTGACAAAACCAGTAAACCGGCCATGCTAAGTAAGCCCACGGGGTAGGGAGAAGAGGGATGTATGTGTTGGCAAGGAAGTAGAAGACATAGGCCACAATGAGGTCGTGAACAACATAGTACGATGAACGGATGACGGATCGTTCGAAGCAGTGAGCAGGGATTGCTTTCTTTAGATCACTTAGAGTGAATGGTGGATCAATGGGGACACGTTCTAGGATGTTTTTGCCCTCAGATGGGTCTGACATCCGCCCACCTGCACCCATGTTGTTAGATATTTGATAACCTgcaaacatatatagcaaaagcAAAATaagatatatgtatatatatcaaaTTAAAGAAACTGAAACACTAGAACTTTAAGCTCAAGAAAGAAAGTGAGACCTCAGAGATGAGATATGATGTTTGAGTGCCCTTCTGCTGGTGAGTGTCTTTGTGTTCTTCCTGCTTCACTTTTATAACCAAGGGTTGTGgcaaagtttttgatttatttgttGACTATTTTAATCGCCAACTACCACATGTTGTGAATAAATAATCAATGTTTAGAATACACCAAAGAAATTTCTATTATTGGGTGCTTGTCTGCTTGATCAGTTAAATTAAGTTGATAATATAAACTATTAATTTTTCATTGGAAAATTATCAATAATCAacataaattataaaataaataatggCAAATTATAAAAAAAGGGTATCATAGTTTCACGAGTAATACCACTTAAATAGgacttcttatttttattttttatacttcTAAAATAAACTACATAAagtttaattatatattttataactaTGCAACTTGCGTTCGCCTAAGTAATGAATTAGACGTTAGTACGAAGATTGACTATTTTGAATATAACTAAAGAGACTTATAATACCTTAAATAattcttatatatatttttgaacgTATACGTTTAGTCTTCTATATAGAAGTGATCATAATACTCTTACGACCCTAAAAATTATTTTgataaaactagaaaaataaTCCAACAATCCATACATTGCACCCTTTTACGCATGGttgtaaataaaatttatgaaagTTAATTTGTAGATTTTATATATTGCACTGTCCGTCCGGATTACATGGTTAAATATGGGGTGCTAAACAGGTCATGTTTGTGGGTTAATAGGTCAAATGGACACAAACTTAAAAATTTTACATGAACCTAAACACAACCCTATTCTGAAAAGTATCACCGATTTAACCAGAATGTATTTTTATACTAATACTTTTGAAATTTCAAATTTACAATTACAACAAAAATACAATCCTATATAATGAGTTCCCTATGAATTACGTTTTGCCAAGATATACACAGTTAGAACTGTAAATGAGTTAGACATTTATAAACTTGTTCGGTGAGAAGTTCATTAAATTAAAGGAACGAACATGAAGACACGTGTTTTCGTTAGACCACTCGTAATGGTTAATGCCCCATAAAGTCTTTTCAAAAAgttgtaatggttaatgcccccTTAATGTCATTTCATTCATTACTTTCCTTTTTTTCTCTCCTCATTGGGCATTATTCTAGAAATGCCCCAACCTTTTCATGCCCATATAATTCCCGTTGGGAATGATATGAGGGCATTATCAAAGCctttcatgcccctataatgcccattACCAATGGTCTTAATGTATGTATGTTTATGAATATCCATTTATGCTCGTTCATTAATGTTCATTTATGTCCTTTTAAGTTtgtttatattataataaatacATTAAGAGTTATATTTATAAACATAATATGAgctttctaactacttatatttataaacataaaaaccaatggggtggtggttcattggcaaaggcaaaaccTTTAAAACACCAAGGTTGGGAAgggggaggtcttgggttcaagtcccatagAGGACAGGGGATTAAAGAAATAAGCcgtttgatgaaacaatggttaaccgggcatggttaactcactgatctcgtcaagaagggttaatcccttcctctcgaggatcgctggctagatcaccggtgggttgatctcctgcacaaggaaacaaaccgtgactcgtaacaaggaggatggggtggggggtgctccttgttaccactctccggcgtgagaatcagtaatctgcttgggaagcaaagtatgataatattagtagtgagagagttgtgaagagatacctcaaacctggtttggggtaggtatttatagccgaggagtgaaggaggaggataaTGGGCAGACTGACGatgtgctgcacctttgcaggtgtgtcaggcttgtcgggtgtggaggttacgccacgtcagtctgttacttacgtagccctgacagatgactgtcattggcgctacttgcactgtggtgtcagtcccacttgttgggcgtataggatgcggtgcgagccgcatcgctgcctgcggtaacatctgatgttaccgcgtcccttgcttgtgatcaagaaatacgcgagatgcggtgctagccgcatcgtcgcctgtggtgactgttgctgttgtccagcttccttgtattgatagaagtgttcactggacgcggtgcgaggccgcatcgctgtgaatacttccgttttcatacaccagatgtgatgctatgccgcatcactctaccgttctaatATTCCAgataagtcctcctccatcactggacagattggattcaaccactgtgtcgatgcgttcccgcacggacataagtaggttgttagctaatgggggttttgataagggtaatggtcacctgcggtcgatgctgacgcgagatctgagaccataccccttcaagtccccccagtctagtgttgctgccatatgcaagttgcatgtgggaggagtactggactatggtgtttagaaggtagtctGGAGTCTGgggaagatcctagaccatgtggatggtctgtgctttttgtaaatcaagctggaggtctggaagggtcatttgacgcctcttccgtaccggtgagaatgtttcgtctgatgcgaaattctcagccccacggtgggcgccaccgttcaaaaaaaaatggaTATAAATGATTGAtatctaggtttttttttttttttttgtaaaaaaatgagCTTTCCAATAGAACTTATCATAAGTAATTAATAATTTACATAGaaaatctaatttatatatgtttatgtttgatcattaatgtttatttgtgttcgtttatgtttttTCAATTATGTTCGTTTCAGTTTGTTTTTTATGTCCGTTTACATTCATAAACTGTTCATTTAGGTTTTAAATGAACAATCATTAACATGTCCATTTTCTTAATTAAgaacatgaaaaaaaaattgtttgattatatgtttgtgtttattttcagttaatttgaaaaaaaaatgaataagAACATGCTTATGCTTATGTTTGTATCTATTCTATTCGTTTACAAGCCTATACCCAATCAATAGATACATATCAGTAGACTCGGTGGCGGATCTACCTCATCAGAGGGGCAAAGGCCCACCTTAGGAACCGGAGGAAAAGTCAAATAAGGCCTGAAAAGTTTATATTTGCTTgaagtaggggtgttcatcgaatcgaatatcgaatttttgaattattcgaatcgaattgttcgaataatttttatttttccttgaattcgtattcgattcgaattcgattaaaacctaccgaattcgattcgaattcatattcgaataaaaaacccaattcgtattcgattcgtattcgattaaaaattcgaattcgaataaattcgatttaattcaaattccttaaaaacatgtaaaaaactttcaaaatgaaacatcaattttaaagcagccataaaGCACGATACCACATTAAAAAGTTTCAAATAAAGTACCACAAGTCTAAAATTAAAAACGCGAAGTCAGGAATAACCactccacattacaagttaatatttttacgcttagaaatctattgatagatttgttacttaggttttagttatgggCCATGTAGTGAGTTTGGAAATGGGTAATATTAATACttggaaaaaaattgaaaataatttatagcatagtaataaaagttatatgtattatatataaaaataataaatacaaatgtataatttttattcgaatttcgaatcgaatcg
The Helianthus annuus cultivar XRQ/B chromosome 6, HanXRQr2.0-SUNRISE, whole genome shotgun sequence genome window above contains:
- the LOC110865284 gene encoding delta(12) fatty acid desaturase DES8.11 yields the protein MGAGGRMSDPSEGKNILERVPIDPPFTLSDLKKAIPAHCFERSVIRSSYYVVHDLIVAYVFYFLANTYIPLLPTPWAYLAWPVYWFCQASILTGLWVIGHECGHHAFSDYQLIDDAVGFVLHSALYTPYFSWKYSHRNHHANTNSLDNDEVYIPKRKSKVAIYSKLLNNPPGRVFTLVFRLTLGFPLYLLTNISGKKYGRFANHFDPLSPIFTERERIQVVISDIGILAVLYATKLLVDAKGAAWVTSMYLIPVLGVHMFFVLITYLHHTHLSLPHYDSTEWNWIRGALSTIDRDFGFLNRVFHDVTHTHVLHHLISYIPHYHAKEARDAIKPVLGEFYKIDRTPIFKAMWREAKECIYIEPDEDSEHKGTYWYHKM